From Alcaligenes faecalis, the proteins below share one genomic window:
- a CDS encoding glutathione S-transferase family protein, whose amino-acid sequence MSRWVFYSAPGTCALATHIALHEAGADFDVVKLDFGANQQQSPEFLRVNPKGRVPALVTEQGALTETPALLAFVAQSFPAAKLAPLNDPFAFARMQELHSYLASTVHVAHAHKRRGSRWADDPAAEEAMRAKVPQNMTACAAYLESLIAGPWVLGEQFSVADAYLYTVGGWLEGDSVDMSQFPKLSAYLERVGAREAVRKAVAEAAA is encoded by the coding sequence ATGTCTCGTTGGGTGTTCTATTCCGCGCCAGGGACCTGCGCGCTTGCCACTCATATCGCACTGCATGAAGCAGGGGCTGACTTTGATGTGGTCAAGCTGGATTTTGGTGCGAATCAACAGCAAAGCCCGGAGTTTCTGCGCGTCAATCCCAAGGGGCGTGTTCCGGCACTGGTGACAGAGCAGGGCGCGTTGACGGAAACCCCGGCTTTGCTGGCTTTTGTGGCACAGAGCTTTCCGGCTGCCAAGCTGGCTCCTTTGAATGATCCATTTGCGTTCGCCCGTATGCAGGAGCTGCACAGCTATTTGGCATCCACCGTGCATGTGGCCCACGCGCACAAGCGTCGTGGTTCCCGTTGGGCGGATGATCCTGCTGCGGAAGAAGCCATGCGTGCCAAGGTGCCGCAAAACATGACAGCTTGTGCGGCTTATCTGGAATCCCTGATTGCAGGTCCCTGGGTGCTGGGCGAACAGTTCAGTGTGGCCGATGCGTATCTGTACACCGTAGGTGGCTGGCTGGAAGGTGACTCGGTTGATATGAGCCAATTCCCCAAACTCAGTGCCTATCTGGAGCGAGTAGGGGCGCGCGAGGCCGTGCGCAAGGCGGTAGCCGAGGCCGCTGCCTGA
- a CDS encoding NAD(P)/FAD-dependent oxidoreductase, whose protein sequence is MDFDIIIVGGSFAGQAAAIQLGRARRRVLLLDAGQPRNRFARASHGFLGQDGYAPAAIMATAKLQLAKYGTVEQRAGRAVEVHAIEGGFQLLTEDAQTIRARRLILATGVKDSLPDISGMQERWGSSVLHCPYCHGFELNQKPLGVLASSELAMHQAMLVPDWGPTTLFTQAAFTPNAEQEAQLIARGVQIEKTPIAELLGSKSGLEAVRLQDGRIVAISGLFVAPKTELASDLAIQLGCKLTAGPTGAFIAVDPMQHTSVPGVFAAGDAASPMANATIAAAAGVMAAGGAHHSLIYGLAKQGGASSEKAA, encoded by the coding sequence ATGGACTTCGACATCATCATCGTCGGTGGCAGTTTTGCAGGTCAGGCTGCGGCGATTCAATTGGGTCGGGCGCGGCGGCGCGTACTTTTATTGGACGCGGGGCAACCGCGGAATCGCTTTGCCCGGGCCTCTCATGGTTTTCTGGGGCAGGATGGGTACGCTCCGGCCGCCATCATGGCGACGGCAAAACTTCAGCTTGCGAAGTACGGGACGGTCGAGCAGCGAGCGGGGCGAGCCGTGGAGGTTCATGCCATTGAGGGTGGGTTTCAGCTATTGACCGAGGACGCTCAGACCATCCGTGCGCGTCGCCTGATTCTGGCCACTGGCGTCAAGGACAGCTTGCCTGATATTTCCGGTATGCAAGAGCGTTGGGGCAGCAGCGTGCTGCATTGTCCTTATTGCCATGGCTTTGAACTGAACCAGAAGCCTTTGGGTGTATTGGCCAGCAGCGAACTGGCTATGCATCAAGCCATGCTGGTGCCAGATTGGGGGCCGACCACTTTGTTTACTCAAGCTGCCTTTACACCGAATGCAGAGCAGGAGGCCCAACTGATAGCGCGTGGTGTGCAGATTGAAAAGACACCGATTGCAGAGTTGTTGGGAAGCAAGTCCGGGCTGGAGGCAGTGCGTTTGCAGGATGGCAGAATTGTGGCTATTTCAGGTCTGTTTGTAGCGCCCAAAACAGAGCTGGCCAGCGACCTGGCCATACAGCTGGGTTGCAAGCTGACAGCGGGTCCTACGGGGGCTTTTATTGCTGTGGACCCCATGCAGCACACGTCTGTACCGGGTGTGTTTGCGGCGGGTGATGCTGCCAGTCCCATGGCTAATGCCACCATTGCTGCCGCTGCGGGGGTAATGGCGGCGGGTGGGGCACATCATTCCTTGATTTATGGCTTGGCGAAGCAGGGTGGAGCCAGCTCGGAAAAGGCTGCATGA
- a CDS encoding DUF485 domain-containing protein: MSSANTVVTAVTQHPAYQELLRRRNRMSLIFFGLTVIVYAGFILTLAFDPELFSRSVGSMTMTIGVLSAAIVLLSAVVLVSAFVYISNKVYDPLLAQIMKDVT; this comes from the coding sequence ATGAGCTCAGCCAATACTGTCGTGACGGCAGTCACCCAGCACCCCGCCTATCAAGAGTTGCTTAGAAGACGCAACCGCATGAGCCTGATCTTTTTCGGCTTGACCGTGATTGTGTACGCCGGTTTTATCCTGACCCTGGCCTTTGATCCCGAACTGTTCAGCCGCTCTGTCGGTTCCATGACCATGACGATTGGTGTGCTTAGCGCCGCCATTGTGCTGCTTAGCGCCGTCGTGCTGGTGTCCGCCTTCGTCTACATTTCCAACAAGGTGTATGACCCCTTGCTGGCTCAAATCATGAAGGATGTGACATGA
- a CDS encoding nucleoside 2-deoxyribosyltransferase, with product MKRIYLAGPDVFFSDATERAKLHKQLVRDFGFKPLHPVDQEEIEASSIYHHNIRLLDQADAVLANITPFRGAEIDTGTAFEIGYAVAQGLPVFTYRSTADTVLDTVREHYSPVVLDPASQIWRDRNGALIEDFGLPSNLMVAISTEFVHGTFTDALIAAQDYFKAIS from the coding sequence ATGAAGCGTATCTATTTAGCGGGTCCTGACGTTTTTTTTAGTGATGCCACCGAGCGTGCCAAGCTGCACAAGCAATTGGTGCGAGACTTTGGCTTCAAGCCTTTGCATCCCGTTGACCAGGAAGAAATCGAAGCCTCGTCCATCTACCACCACAATATCCGCCTGCTGGATCAGGCCGATGCGGTACTGGCGAATATCACTCCCTTCAGGGGGGCAGAAATTGATACCGGCACCGCTTTTGAAATTGGCTATGCCGTGGCTCAGGGCTTGCCTGTTTTTACCTACCGTTCCACGGCTGATACGGTTCTGGATACCGTCAGAGAGCATTACAGCCCGGTCGTACTGGATCCGGCCAGCCAAATCTGGCGCGACCGCAATGGCGCCTTGATTGAAGATTTTGGCCTGCCCTCGAACCTGATGGTGGCAATCAGCACGGAGTTCGTACATGGCACCTTTACCGATGCCCTGATTGCCGCGCAGGATTATTTCAAAGCCATCAGCTGA
- a CDS encoding LysE family translocator encodes MDLASLSLYIVAVAAVTVIPGPTMLLALNNGAHGGKRIAACGIAGAALSDLILIAAVGCGLGALLLASEQLFTVVKWIGAAYLLYLAYGLWNAPVRPVQTDTPTEKVRTGRAAFLRSLLVALSNPKALLFFSAFLPQFIRPEEAIAVQYITLALITALIDIALMTVYAVGGHHAMRLLSGQAMRWLNRGCAGMLAGLGIALSLYRRSNSN; translated from the coding sequence GTGGATTTAGCCAGCCTTTCTCTGTATATCGTTGCCGTCGCTGCCGTCACCGTCATTCCGGGGCCGACCATGCTGCTGGCCTTGAATAATGGAGCGCATGGAGGCAAACGGATTGCGGCATGTGGTATTGCGGGAGCGGCGCTCTCGGACCTGATTCTGATCGCAGCCGTAGGCTGTGGGCTGGGCGCCTTGCTGCTTGCCTCCGAGCAGCTTTTTACCGTGGTGAAATGGATAGGCGCGGCCTATCTGTTGTATTTGGCCTATGGGCTCTGGAACGCGCCGGTCCGCCCTGTCCAGACCGACACCCCCACAGAGAAAGTACGGACGGGTCGAGCCGCTTTCCTGCGATCCTTGCTGGTCGCCTTGTCCAATCCAAAAGCGCTGTTGTTTTTCTCTGCCTTTTTGCCGCAGTTCATCCGGCCGGAAGAGGCAATTGCAGTCCAGTACATCACGCTGGCCCTGATCACTGCCCTGATTGATATTGCCCTGATGACCGTTTATGCCGTAGGTGGCCATCACGCCATGCGCCTGCTTTCCGGCCAGGCCATGCGCTGGTTGAACCGGGGTTGTGCGGGCATGCTGGCGGGACTGGGTATTGCCTTGAGCCTGTACCGACGCAGCAACTCCAACTAG
- the sstT gene encoding serine/threonine transporter SstT — MAHPANQARGPLGFILHGSLVTQIVIGLIAGILLGRFAPDVAHSIALLGQLFVSALKSVAPILVFVLVMSSIANQKAQSSSRMGPILLLYVLGTFLAALIAVIASFAFPVKLKLDLANSTLNPPGNIVEVLLDLLTSIVVNPVDALLNANYMGILAWAITLGLALKHGSQGSRDLLTDMANAVSSLVRLVIRFAPLGIFGLVAVTIAESGFDALRQYGLLLIVLVGCMLMVALVVNPLIVFAKLRRNPYPLVFTCLRESGITAFFTRSSAANIPVNMALCERLGLHKDTYSVSIPLGATINMAGAAVTITVLTLAAVHTLEIPADVPTALLLSLVATIAACGASGVAGGSLLLIPLACNMFGISNDVAMQVVGVGFVIGVVQDSVETALNSSTDVLFTAAATLEPGRA, encoded by the coding sequence ATGGCCCATCCCGCCAACCAAGCCAGAGGCCCATTAGGCTTTATCCTGCATGGCAGTCTTGTTACTCAAATTGTGATCGGTTTGATCGCCGGTATTTTGTTGGGGCGCTTTGCTCCTGATGTCGCGCACTCGATCGCCCTGCTTGGCCAATTGTTTGTCTCTGCCTTGAAGTCGGTAGCGCCAATTCTGGTTTTTGTACTGGTAATGTCTTCCATTGCCAATCAAAAGGCCCAGTCATCCAGCCGCATGGGCCCGATTTTGCTCTTGTATGTTCTGGGCACCTTCCTGGCCGCGCTGATTGCCGTGATCGCCAGTTTTGCCTTCCCCGTGAAACTCAAACTGGATCTGGCCAACTCCACACTGAACCCGCCCGGCAATATCGTCGAAGTGTTGCTGGACCTGCTGACCAGCATTGTGGTGAACCCGGTGGATGCCTTGCTCAACGCCAATTACATGGGCATTTTGGCCTGGGCCATTACTTTGGGCCTGGCACTGAAGCACGGCTCGCAAGGGTCGCGTGATCTGTTGACCGATATGGCCAATGCTGTTTCCTCCCTGGTGCGTCTGGTGATTCGCTTTGCACCGTTGGGGATTTTTGGTCTGGTGGCGGTGACCATTGCCGAGTCGGGCTTTGACGCACTGCGCCAGTACGGTCTGCTGCTGATCGTTCTGGTGGGCTGCATGCTGATGGTGGCCCTGGTCGTCAACCCTTTGATCGTGTTTGCCAAGCTGCGTCGCAATCCATACCCACTGGTGTTCACCTGCCTGCGTGAAAGCGGCATCACAGCTTTCTTCACCCGCAGCTCTGCGGCCAACATTCCGGTGAACATGGCTTTGTGCGAGCGTCTGGGCCTTCATAAAGACACCTACTCGGTATCGATCCCGCTGGGCGCGACCATCAATATGGCCGGTGCTGCCGTCACGATTACCGTGCTGACACTGGCTGCCGTCCATACCCTGGAAATCCCGGCTGACGTGCCTACTGCCCTGCTGCTGAGCCTGGTAGCTACCATTGCGGCTTGCGGTGCGTCTGGCGTGGCCGGTGGCTCTTTGCTGCTGATTCCACTAGCGTGCAATATGTTCGGAATTTCCAACGATGTCGCCATGCAAGTCGTTGGTGTAGGCTTCGTAATTGGGGTGGTGCAAGACTCGGTAGAAACGGCCTTGAACTCCTCGACCGACGTGCTGTTTACCGCTGCGGCAACACTCGAACCAGGTCGTGCCTGA
- a CDS encoding response regulator transcription factor, translated as MNELLIADDHPLFREALRGVVASLFPGTAIYEADRISNLYPLVDDHPDADLLLLDLDIPGAIGFSALVHLRATYPSLPIILVTAHEEARFMRRAMDHGAMGFIPKSIDAQTLGVALQVVLDGGTWLPEIGSSAPGISLDEREVAAKLRELTPQQFRVLQMLSTGQLNKQIAYELNVSEATIKAHMTAILRKLGASNRTQAVLMASHLGLNQDESQDANTF; from the coding sequence ATGAATGAACTGCTCATTGCTGACGATCACCCGCTGTTTCGTGAAGCATTACGAGGCGTCGTAGCCAGCCTGTTTCCCGGCACGGCCATCTACGAAGCGGATCGCATCTCCAATTTATATCCACTGGTCGACGACCATCCTGACGCCGATCTGCTCCTGCTGGATCTGGACATTCCAGGGGCAATCGGGTTCAGTGCGCTGGTTCATTTGCGCGCAACCTATCCCTCCCTGCCCATCATTCTGGTCACCGCCCATGAAGAGGCCCGCTTCATGCGCCGCGCCATGGATCACGGCGCCATGGGCTTCATCCCCAAATCCATCGATGCACAAACGCTGGGTGTGGCCTTGCAAGTGGTGCTGGATGGTGGCACCTGGCTGCCGGAAATCGGCTCGTCCGCCCCCGGCATCAGCCTGGACGAACGCGAAGTGGCAGCCAAACTGCGCGAACTGACACCACAACAATTTCGCGTGCTGCAAATGCTCAGCACCGGCCAACTGAACAAGCAGATCGCCTACGAGCTGAATGTCTCGGAGGCCACTATCAAGGCGCACATGACAGCCATTTTGCGCAAGCTGGGTGCCTCCAACCGCACCCAGGCCGTCCTGATGGCCAGTCATCTTGGCCTGAACCAGGATGAATCCCAGGACGCTAATACGTTTTAA
- the actP gene encoding cation/acetate symporter ActP, translating into MKKLLLSLGLFSLASGNAMAASPGQANTSAIVMFLIFIAGTMGITWWAARRTRTTSDFYTAGGGLTGFQNGLAIAGDYLSAASFLGIAGMVYVSGFDGMIYAIGFMFGWPVVMFLIAERLRNLGRYNFADVTSFRLSQNPMRILAASASLLIIALYLIAQMVGAGKLIVLLFGLDYNVAVVIVGSLMMIYVTFGGMTATTWVQIIKAVLMLFGATLMTILVLAAFYWDVDAMLAAAVETHPTGHAILEPGAAVSSNPLNVLSLGIALAFGTAGLPHILMRFFTVADAKEARKSVIYASSFIGYFYLLTFIIGFGAIALLVKHPEYFQTGPDGSFNMLTNLIGGTNMVAVHLANAVGGNLLLGFLAAVTFATIVAVVAGLALAGAAAISHDLYANVIAKGRATEKDQMRISRISTVVLGVLAILLGIIFENQNVAFMVGLAFAIAASANFPVLVLSIAWRGCTTRGATIGGFLGLVTATVWVVLSSTVWVDVFGFAEPITPFPNPGILSIPLAFFSIWLFSTLDNSARAAKEREAFEALTVRSQTGIGAASASAH; encoded by the coding sequence ATGAAGAAACTACTTCTGAGCCTGGGCCTGTTCAGTCTGGCCAGCGGCAATGCCATGGCGGCCTCCCCCGGCCAGGCCAATACCTCCGCCATTGTCATGTTCCTGATCTTTATTGCCGGGACCATGGGCATTACCTGGTGGGCAGCACGCCGCACACGCACCACGTCCGACTTTTACACCGCCGGTGGCGGTTTGACCGGCTTTCAAAACGGCCTGGCGATTGCCGGGGACTATCTGTCCGCCGCCTCCTTCCTGGGGATTGCGGGCATGGTGTACGTCAGCGGTTTTGACGGCATGATTTACGCCATTGGCTTCATGTTCGGCTGGCCGGTCGTGATGTTCCTGATTGCAGAACGCCTGCGCAATCTGGGCCGCTACAACTTTGCCGACGTCACCTCGTTTCGCCTGTCCCAGAACCCCATGCGGATTCTGGCGGCCAGTGCGTCCCTGCTGATCATCGCCCTGTACCTGATCGCGCAAATGGTGGGCGCGGGCAAGCTGATCGTGCTGCTGTTTGGTCTGGACTACAACGTGGCCGTCGTCATCGTAGGTTCACTGATGATGATTTACGTCACCTTTGGCGGCATGACAGCCACCACCTGGGTGCAAATCATCAAGGCCGTACTGATGCTGTTCGGTGCCACACTGATGACGATTCTGGTTCTGGCTGCGTTCTACTGGGATGTCGATGCCATGCTGGCCGCTGCCGTGGAAACGCACCCTACCGGACACGCCATTCTTGAACCCGGCGCAGCTGTCAGCAGCAACCCGCTGAACGTGCTGTCCCTGGGTATTGCCCTGGCCTTCGGTACCGCAGGTCTGCCGCATATCCTGATGCGTTTCTTTACCGTGGCCGATGCCAAGGAAGCCCGTAAATCCGTGATCTACGCCAGCAGCTTTATTGGCTACTTCTACCTGCTGACCTTCATCATCGGTTTCGGTGCCATCGCCTTGCTGGTCAAGCATCCCGAGTACTTCCAGACCGGCCCGGATGGTTCCTTCAACATGCTGACCAACCTGATTGGTGGCACCAATATGGTGGCGGTGCACCTGGCCAATGCGGTAGGTGGCAACCTCTTGCTGGGCTTCCTGGCCGCCGTGACCTTTGCAACAATCGTAGCCGTGGTTGCAGGATTGGCCTTGGCCGGTGCCGCGGCTATTTCGCATGACTTGTACGCCAACGTCATTGCCAAAGGACGCGCGACCGAAAAAGACCAGATGCGCATTTCGCGTATCTCCACGGTGGTGCTGGGTGTGCTGGCAATTTTGCTGGGCATTATCTTTGAAAACCAGAACGTTGCCTTCATGGTGGGCCTGGCCTTTGCCATTGCCGCCAGTGCCAACTTCCCGGTTCTGGTGCTGTCGATCGCCTGGCGTGGTTGCACCACACGGGGCGCCACCATTGGCGGCTTCCTGGGCCTGGTCACCGCCACAGTGTGGGTGGTCTTGAGCAGCACGGTGTGGGTCGATGTATTCGGTTTTGCCGAGCCCATCACGCCTTTCCCTAACCCCGGCATCCTCTCCATCCCGCTGGCTTTCTTCTCGATCTGGCTGTTCTCGACCCTGGATAACAGCGCACGCGCTGCCAAGGAACGCGAAGCCTTCGAAGCTCTGACCGTACGCAGTCAAACCGGCATTGGTGCTGCCAGCGCCAGCGCTCACTAA
- a CDS encoding MurR/RpiR family transcriptional regulator, producing MPDTSNISFLDRVRAILSDLPTSERRLAQFTLDFSGDLSSYNASELASLAQVSNATVTRLIRRLEYANYEAARKQIRAEKTDDAFTSLSQPLSAGEATLHAHLQDSYSKLGNTYRHLSHSVLLEASQAISRARQVWLVGLQANYFLAGHFHWHLSKLMPGVRLIPGAGQTVSEYLADIRQQDVVIVFDLHPRLSHMPELIQRLETHCTDIVLITDQDYKERPKTRWSLPCQSGSEQLPDNSVAVASLSHLLLSEILKVRGANRSDESEQELTTADALF from the coding sequence ATGCCAGACACCAGCAACATCTCTTTTCTTGACCGTGTACGCGCCATCCTGAGTGACCTTCCCACTTCCGAGCGACGTCTGGCCCAATTCACGTTGGACTTCTCGGGCGATCTGTCCAGCTACAACGCCTCGGAGCTGGCCAGCTTGGCCCAAGTCTCCAATGCCACCGTCACACGCCTGATCCGGCGTCTGGAATACGCGAACTACGAAGCGGCACGCAAGCAGATTCGCGCAGAAAAAACGGATGACGCCTTCACCTCGCTCAGCCAACCGCTGTCTGCGGGTGAGGCCACCTTGCATGCGCACTTGCAAGACAGCTATAGCAAGCTGGGCAATACCTACCGGCATCTCTCCCACTCGGTTCTGCTGGAGGCCAGCCAAGCTATCAGTCGTGCGCGGCAGGTGTGGCTGGTGGGTCTGCAGGCAAACTACTTTCTGGCCGGGCATTTTCACTGGCATTTGTCCAAACTCATGCCGGGCGTACGGCTTATCCCCGGAGCGGGTCAGACCGTCTCCGAATACCTGGCCGACATCCGGCAACAGGATGTCGTGATTGTTTTTGATTTGCATCCACGCCTCAGCCACATGCCAGAACTGATCCAGCGCCTGGAAACACACTGCACAGATATCGTGTTGATCACCGACCAGGATTACAAAGAGCGCCCCAAAACCCGCTGGTCCCTGCCTTGTCAGTCTGGCTCAGAACAGTTGCCTGATAATTCAGTGGCCGTTGCCAGCCTGTCTCATCTGCTGCTGTCCGAGATATTGAAAGTGCGTGGCGCTAATCGCAGTGATGAATCGGAACAAGAACTGACCACAGCTGACGCGCTGTTTTAA